TGGAGTGCATACAGCATTAACGCGCTGTTTAATGCAGGAAGTGCAGTTAGCAGAGGGGTAACATACAACTTGATGTGTTGTTTACCAATGTGTTGTTGCAGTACGCAATGTCTAGGGGAGAAATACAGGGTGGACATGAGCTAAGGCCTCGCATCCGACACAAGAAGCCAAAGCGTATGCTTCGCAGTTGGTATTCCTTTCTCAACCAGGAGCAACAGAATAACAAGCTCAGAATTTCCAGCGCTGTTGATGAGGTACGGTGTCTCCTCTGTGTTTCACTGGCCGGTTGGAATGTGGTGTGTAGAACGCTTTTGAATGTTGAATCTTTTCTCAGACGGTGAAGCAGCCCAGTTATAAAAATGTCACTTCTAGCCAAGCGTCAAAGGAGAAAGAAGTGGTTAGCAGCCTTTATATATCATATCCGTGTTAAACTTCACAGTTTTTTTCGTAGAAGTAAATGTACGCACTCTTTGCATATTGTTCACCAAAGGGGGCCTGTGGAGCTGCACCACCCCTTGCAGTTGATTGCAATGGCTTTGCTCCGCTGAAATACACCAACCACATCAGCCATGTTGAGAAAGCTGTCAACTGTAAAAACCACACACTGGACTATGGTTAGTGAAGTTAGATTTTTCCCCCACACTTAGTGACTGCACATTCAGTGCTTTTTAGGTTGGGGAAACTAGAAGTTAAATTCCAGTTTCAGATCCACTCCAAGGAGGGAGGTGTATACCTGCTAATTCTGTAGAAGTggaagatgaagatgaagagactgaggaagaagaggaagacagTGATCTCATGTGCAGTGTGTGCAGCAAAGGGGAATCCGAGCCTCCAAATGAGATTGTCATATGTGACACTTGCAACAAGGGTTAGTGAAGATCAACCATGCGCGCTTGTTGCTACGTTTGTCATAGTTATCAAAGCAGCCCTAACTTGTGCGGTTTCTCTTGCCAAACAGGGTTCCACCAGCTCTGTCACCTGCCCAAGATCAGTGACCAAGTTCTTCTACCCAACATCCCTTGGCACTGCAGGCACTGTGTACCTGTGGGATCCGTACGAGTAAGTGTCTTCGGTcctattttcttttctgtttgtcACAAAGTTTTGGACCTAAGATGTGGTCACATTGAATTCCAGAAGAGCGCAAAGAACTATAGGAATGGTGAGCACCTGTGAATGCACTctaaaagaataataataataaaataagaTATTTTCGTTACATCTGCCCGTTTTACCTTTTTGTAGGTATGCGGGTGCAGACATTCAAACTTGGCCTTCCATATGACGTACGTATTTCTTGGAGAGCTAATCTCCCCGCTAATCTGCTAGCTATCTCCTACGCATGCGCTATTTGCTATCTGTATACCATTATGTCAACAGAGAAATCACTGCCTTACAGATAAAGTCTCTGGAATGGGATAGCCATCACAGAACTAACCTCCGAAATCGCTATTGCTATTGTGGAGGTCCTGGAGAGTACGTTAAATTTTTGTTTAATGTTATTTCACTCTGCTTTGTTATATACAAGCCACCTGGTGCCCCCTTAAAAAGAAATTATAAATTCGCTAATGGTGGCACAACATTCGTTCGTCTAGGTGGAACAAAAAAATGTTGCAATGCCTGGTTTGCCAGCAGTGGTTTCATGAAGGTAAATCAACGTGCTTACCAAATTGGACAATTTACGTACTTCCATTGCCGATTCCCATGCTTTCTTCAATCATTTCCTTTCAGCCTGTATTCAGAGCTTGGAGACTCCCCTGCTGTATGGCGACAGATTTTACAACTTCACATGCTCTGTGTGCAATAATGGTCCCGAGATTGTAAAAAGGCTTCCGTTGGCCTGGTGAGCACTGCTGCCTTAAAGCTGTGTTCACAGTGGTGTCGAAGATTGCTCGAGCAAATTTCTTACAGGGTTGATGTCACCCACCTTATACTGTACAACATGAATGTGGAAAACCCCAAAAAGAACTATGACCTGGACGAGGATATCCTCCCGTTTCTCAACTCCATATGGCTGGCACTACAACTTCCTCCTGACGTAAGATACCGCATCACATATTTTGGACACACGGGTTGACATTTCATACTGTTGCACTGTTAGCGGCTGTACTGACTTTTTTTCTTCCCACGTCCAGATGTCCCGATCATCGCCCCGAGAACGTCGGTGTAACATATTCCGTTGCCTGGACACTGACGAATCAaggtacaaaaaagaaaaaaaagaactagtCATCATGAGTCATTTGTTTTCTTGCATAGCACACTTGCTCTTTTTATCTAAGCAGTGGCCTTGCCTTCCATTGCAGGTTCAAAGCTACAAAGGACATGAAGAAGCGACGATTACTTTGGTGCTTGAGAACGAAAACTGTACCACCCCTTCCACCTGAAGTTTCGCAgcctgaaaacaaagacaatgCAGGAAAAACGGAAGATGAAGTGTGAGTTTTCTGCAGTAGTTTTTTAAATCTGTGTATTcttatatgtatatattgtaTCTTGTATCTCTATCTTATCGTCTCTTTTTATATCTGTGTTCTTGGTTTTCCAAACATTGAAAGTTACTATTGGGGTCATAGCCCATATAATTAATAAGGATGTTAATATTTAATGTAgtgtaatataatataatattgATGAGGATGTTGATATTAGGATAATATTTGGATGTTATACTAGCAGCACAGGAGGACAAAATACAGAAGAGTAGAAAGGACACAACACATCTCCCACTGCAGACATGTTGTCCTTTTCTTCAGTTCCGTTCTTTTTTTGTAACCTAGTCTTCCCCGACGGCCCATTGTGTGTTCTGAGAGCTGCCAAATTAGTGCTGAAAAATTATGCGTACCTACGAATATTATATGGCAAAGTAGTGCGCAAATACAGTACATCACTCTCTATTCGCCTGTGCTTTCCTAGATACGAATATCCAAGCTACATTTATGTCCTCTTCTCTCGTTACGTTCAGTTTCACCAAGAATGCTCCTGCCAGAAGATCTGTCCCGCAGAAAACACATTCACCTAGTCCAGACAGAGAAGACAGCCGGAAACGTAGGAACAATAGCCATGCAAAGGTGTGCACTCTCGTAATGTATTTACATGCAGAAGTGACACATGCACACTAACAGGTGCTACCCCAGACATTAGCATGGAGTGGGTCTGGATATATCACTCCATGGCTTGGAACTGACTGTGACAGATCTGCGAAGTCTCCCAGTTTTTCCAGGAGACTCCCAGATTTTGACCATTTTGTACGGTTGTACGATTGAGAAACAAACAACCATGTAAAAACGCGATTTTCTCCCTATATCTATCAGAACACCTGCTTTTGGTCTGGCCACATAGACGTAAACTTCAACCAAATTTCGGCACAATTGCTATCACTTTCTAGACAgtttttttccgggggacaaGTGCAGGCACTGCTGTTTATGGTAATCATGTGTGTGCTCGAACTACACACACATGGGCGCGGAAACAGAGTTATAACGATAGCCAGGCAAAGCTCTACCCAACCGTTGTGACCTATTATGTGGAGGAGTCAGCCCCAGTTGAGGGCAAGGTCGGCTGCTACAAAACTTTTCGAGTGATAATTTGTGTCTGGTAAGGTGCCGGGGCCAAGCTTGCTGTTGTTGTACGCGTAAATAAAACCCTACCAACATCGTCCTTTCCTACCACCAATTATCGAGTCTTATTGCTCACACAAGCATACCCCGGATTTTACCTCCTTAATTAGGTTTTCCCCACCTTGGCAAGTCTCCCGTGATATACGCTGtacttttatttgtattttttttttccacccaGAATAACAGCACCAGTCGGAAGTTGCCCAATGGTCTTGTGCGTCACCAGAACAGCAAGGCACCCGTAAAAGCAACCGCAAAAGCACACCTAAATGGGACCTGCAGAGTTCCACCAAACGGTGCCGTGGGAGGGGGAAGTGCGGCGGCGTTCCTCGAGACGTTTATCCCTCCTCCTCCAGATTTTGGGGGCAGCAACCACCCGTTCTACGACTTGGACAAGGGAAGGCCCAAAAAGTGCCGTAGCCGACGTCCCGCGAAGCGAAAGTTACTCAGTCAGAAGGACATACGGACGGCATCCAAGCGCCGACGGCGGCGACGCTCGGCCTCGGTTTCGACCACTTACACAGCTGCCACGGAGGATTCCAGCCACTCTGACACCAGCGACATGGAAGTTGAAGACGTGGCGTACAACATTTCACCTCGCTGGCGAAGGCGGTCTCGAGGGAACAGGGAAGTGAACAGTGTGACTGGTAACATGAAGTTGCTAGCAAGGAGAATGACGGCCGACGGCAAGATTCAGTTCCTCATAGAAAGAGAAGCATGAGACAGACGAAAGGAAGTGTGTTGGGACCTGCGGGGAAGATGCACAAAGTGTGTTCATCTGTTCAGACTGGTGCATAAATATGTGCTAGCAAATGTGGAGAATGCATTTTAAACCTTGAGCCGCGTGCACTTGTACACAACGCATAGACTGAGTGAATGTGAACAGTTTAGAATCTAGGTATGTTTTGATATAACTCCTTTCTGCATTGCAAATGGGACAATGCTGTACATACCTGACTGTAAATATACTAGTTGATGAGAATGAAGGTGCTTGTTTTTCTGGCCATGGCTCGTGCATATAAAATGTTTGTTGAGTGTCCTGTGAGTGGTCAcgccctgtgttttttttttttttaatgcgatTACAAGGGTGTAGCACATGAACTGAATTGTGTAGAAGTAGTAAAAGGAGGATGGCAATGAGCTCAAACTGTTAGCACAGATACTTCTATTCAACGGGTTAATCTGACTTCTGTACTTCACAAGTGCTTCGTGGCACTTTCATCATTTTAAATCTTAAGCTTGCTACTGCATGAGAACCTATGGAttactgcatttttttttttttccgttctATACTACAATATTGTTgactttattttttctttaaaacTTTGATAACTGACAAGGTATCCACTGTCATCGGCATTGTATTTTATAAACTCGTTAACTGTGGTTTTGGTGTATAATTAAACATTCAATCATTTCTGCTGTTTATAAGAAACGAAGTATCCACGAAGTATCTCTCACGTCTTTTGCACAAAGAGTGCCATGTGGGGTGTCAATCAGGAGATCAGTGAACAGGAGACATATCAGAATTTATCTACTGACACTTATAGCCCTTATCAGAGTGTCCAAATATAAATTGCATGAAGACAACTACAAAAGAGAACCTTAGTTCCTAACATTGCCGCTAAGTGAGATCAGGATTTGCCAGGGAGTACAAAGATGTTGCCAGCCAAGCGTCTGCACATGTGTGCTAGGTATGTGTGTTTGGGTgtgcacgtgtgtgtgtgtggtggatGTCTGTTTTTTGAGGCACGTTTTTCAAAACTGCCAGCCATTTTGTACCCTGTGTATATTAGAGGAAATCAACTTTTTTAATGGCCTTACACATGAACCCATGATAttgtgtgtgagaaatgaaaaaaaaagtgcttttGACTGTTTCTATGGTACTGCCGTTATACTTCACATTGTTTGCTAGTCGATTTCCACTTTTCAGTTTCTGTTAGTTCATTGAGCACCATGTGTCCTTGTAAATGGGAAGAGCCTATAACCGTTTGTCTTACGTGCAGAACAGCAAAATTCTGTAACAGGCCTCATTCTGCGAAAAACAGAATGTTAGCATCTGTCGGGTTATTCGTTACCGTTAAATATTGTGAGGCAGTAGTTGAAAGAAGCAGCAGTCATTGGTAATGACTGTGTGTACCTGTTACCCTGTTTTTCTAGCTATGTTTTCTGGGCTGTGGTGTCACCATCCTGGCAGGGGTGGCTTTTGTATTCCATTTTGGACGTTAATGTGGCCGGACCATTGTTGAGTGTGAGGAGTGATGACCTCATGGTAGTGACACTGACAACATTAAAAGTCTTTGAATGGTACCAAAGAATGATACTGTCCGTTTGGTGGTGTTTGCTTCAAAGTGCTGTTAAAGTGGAATAAAATATATTTACATTGTACCTTCCTGCATCTTTGGTCTTGTACGTACGGAATAGTGTAGATGTAGACAGTTTTCCTTCCTGTACGTTGTGCTGGGTTACACACAGCCCCTTTTCAAAAGTATGGTAACAGATTGTCAGTACAATTATTATTACCAGTGAATCTTTGATGTATGGTGTCTCAAAGCTGCGCAATTGCTCTGCTGGAGGCAGGGATCAGTCTCCTTGCCTAATGTAATGAGGTCCATGCCATGCATAGCATCAGCGTGGAGAGCAGCCACAAGGTTTCATTCAAGGTGTACATATCAATGACCTCTCCCGCACTCTATAGGTCAGCTAGGACAGGGGTTTACGCAGGTTTTCTCAACTCGAGGGGGAGTTTGAATTCCGTAAGGGGGATGACACCCCTACCTGCTGGATTTCCAGAGATTTCTGGCAGTTATTTTAGgagtgctgggaaaatccctgaaCTAGGATAATCGTTCTTGCGCAAGAGCACGTTGTCTGTTGTGCAACACGCCGCAGCCAGAAACATTACAACAAACTTTGTGGAGGGGACATCCACTCCCCCTGTCCAATGTTCCTTTGAAGTAAAGAATAATCTGCACAAAATTACGTCTCGGGGTATCCAATTACCGCGACGCCGTGCATGGTGTGCGTACATTATCTGGTTGTGGCCTTTTCTGAAGTATGGAGAGTTGAACTGGAAGCATGGAGACTGAAAACCTCACTGGCAGCTCCACTGCCAAATAGATTTGTGCTGCTGCGCGTTGTCCAAATTTTAacagtttattattattattattttgtactGTACTGCATCAACATTTCATGGGATTATtgcaaaaataataaaaacaagaatgaaaagaagcaaaaacattGCAACTACAAAACAGccgagctatccaaacacgcgcggtgagtgcgggaatcaggaCTATCTTATCAAGAACGAGGTCACCCACGAGCGGAATTCTTCTGTGGGTTGGGGTTCAAACCCTCTCCCCCTCGTGTGTCATATGTCAATGTAACATGTCCTTTCGTTGCACTTTGGCGCTCAAACTAGAGCCGACAAAAATTTCCGCGGATTTTCCGccacttgggaaatttcggagttcagttcAACGCATTAAATTtccatcaattgaaatgaaatagaaatggtaccaatatgtgttcctggcagaaaaaaatcccttgaccgctcTCTCCGTTGCCTATGCTATttatagggttccgcgttttttGTTTTagccgaaaaacaccgaatacagagggacgtcccagcaagttgttgatgcagatcagaaaccCATACGGAAATACGATGGTTGtaaaaaatgtccgtttactttttcgttagctGTAAAACGACACCGCAGCGAACaagtcgggtaaaccatgtacacgcgaGGAAAAATATCGAAAAACGCCAATTtcgcgaaaatcaataaacaccgaaaaacatacgccgaatgcGTCCAAAAATAAAAGCCAAAAACACGTAACCCTAGTATTTACTACGAATTTCTATCATCATGGTTGTTGGTTAAGTTGTATAAGAACTTGAGCGGCATCGTATAACGGAAATTCCCAATGCGCTGAACTGCCATTTCTCGCTCACTTCCTGCTCCAGGCAGATGACACTTGGTACGCAGGTTGGAAATGGCCCTGGCTCTGGTACACCCGACCGCCATTGACGTGCTACGCTTATTGTGAACGGTACGCCGCTTTACGTAACATCCACAGAATCTCTGCTGTCAACGGCGCCACGACAATAATCTTGACGCCGAACGATAGAACATTTATTCCTCTATCACATATTAAAAATCGATATGCCTGTCTCACGGCATGTTGCTTCGATAGGATCGTGCGTTTTAGGCCGACTTCACGTGGAACTGCCCACATTTGCGTCTGTGGAAAATCGGGATTCGAGCCAGGGTCACTTCTCACgcggtctcggcgtggaatgcgaTCATCTTTGCCACTAGCCATGGGAGCCGGCCTGCATATGGGCCGAAGCTTTTGTGATTGCTGGAAGATGACGATCCAAAAGCCCccttagagaaaaaaaaaaaaaaaaaaaaagaaagaaggaaagaaaatgaaagagagagagagagagagagagagcagtgTGAATACTGAGGTGATGCATTCTCCTAAGCTCCTAAGGAGGAGTTCACAGCTTTGGATGTTCTTTGCAAGGGGACTTTGTGTTCATGTGTAGGTTAGCTACTAGCCTGTGGACGCTGCAAACAGCCCGTGCTATATAAAAGCCTGTagcacatttttttaaatgcgTCGAATATCCCCAAAATTTTTCATTATCAACAAACAGAAAGCAAGAGAGTTGGAAATTTATCAAACATATACATTACAAAAGTGTACAACAATTTGTCGAAACGTTTTCCAAACAGAATGAAATTATTTCTGCATGAAAATTCGAATAGGAACAAACGATCTACGAAGACCTCATGCATAGCAGAAAATGGTAACCAAAACAGTTTCGATGCATATGACGTTTATCCAAAATATTAAAATAAAATTTTCCACACACGCCAATTGTACACCTGCTACGGGAACTGGGGCTTGTGAGCAATAAGAATATAGTTCTGTTGCAATAGAAAGTTTCAAAAAAGGAGTTCAAAGATGGCCTTGGACTTACTAAGCACATGAGACATCCATTGTTCGCACTACGAGCTAATGCGTGTCTGCAAGACAACCTGCAGAGCCGGCACCTCGTCGACGGCGTCAAGTGGTGGACACGACCCTGCACTCAATGTTTGCCTTTCCAGGAGCAAATTCTCGTTTTAAACAAGGCTTTATTCGTTGTAGTGATTCGACAGAAGGAAAGGCTGCGTTATACCAGTACACCGACCATATCCTCGCTATTTACATGAATACACAGTACACTCTAGGCGAAGCAGGGAACAGCTTCAGACAATGGGCGTGACAGTCGCCCTCGCCCTCTCTAGGCTTTCTGTAATAATCATCATTGGAGACTTGGTCACGTAGGCTTTCCCGTCATGGGCACCAGGACAGTGTGCCCATGGCCGTGTACTAGTCATCGACTGGAGGAGGGAATTTTGGTGGTGCTGGCGGCTCGGGTGGCTTCATGTCTAGGAGGGTTACTAGTGATCGCACCCTCGCAGAAACTTCGGCGTCAGGAGCCGATGATGATGGCAGTGCAGAGTGACTTTGTCGATGTGCTTCGTAGTAGTCACGATCGTCGAAAGCGTCACGGGTGACGTTGGCATCACGGGTGTCGCGGGTACCGCTATTGTCGTAGGCACGCCGCGATCTCTGTTCACCATACGTATCTGTCTGATTATTGTAAGCGTCGTAGTCATCAAAATTTGAATAGTTATCGTATGTATCGTATGCCCCTCCTCGGCGGCTTTCGTAATTTACATAGACTTGCCTGCCGTCGGCAGCATTGCTGATTTGCATCCCACTGGGGTAGCGTTGTTGAATGGGTGACGTCGACCGTGAGAAGTGCTGTGCAGAAACTGACTCTGCAGGCTGAGATGGTAAACGCTGAGAAGGTGATTGACGCGGAAAGAAACTATTTCCCAAGCTTTGCATGGATTGTCCCGGAAAGCTGCTGCTAGTTGATGGGAAGTTCATGATCAGGCTAGCCGACCCTGTTTGCGTAGGATGTTGAGTGGGAGAGACATGCTGCGGAAATAGCTGCGAAGACCGCGATCTTGCCAACTGGTGTGTTCTCAAATACTGCGCAGACTGCTGCTGTGGCAGCAAGCTCCCTGCGTCACTTTGTTTCGCTTGTACAATTCTGGTGCTAGTACCTACTGGGAGGCTCAAGGCGAGCGCAAGTGGATCCATTGTCTTAACTTGTTGCACCTGCTGCACCTGTTGCTGTACGGGAGATGGTAGTCGCGAGAGGCGTTGTAACGAGCGTACTCTTTCCAGCTGGGGCGAACTCAAAGGCTGAAAAGACGATTGGCGCGGCAATAAACCAGTCTCATCGTTCTTCTGTTCCGCCGGACATATCCTGGTACTTGTACCCACTGGAAGGTTCAAGGAAAGCTCAACTGGTTCCATTTTCTTCAATTGTTGCACTTGCTGCACCTGCTGCTGTTCGGGAGATGGTAGTCGCGAAAGGAGCTGTAATGACCTCACTCTTTCTAGCTGACGCGAACTCAGCTGTTGAGAAGACGGTTGACGGGGCAATAAACTGGCCTCGTCGCTCCTCTGTTCGGCTGGCCATGTCCTGGTGCTGGTGCCTACAGGAAGGTTCAACGCTAACTCAACGGACTCTACTTTCTTGACGGACATTTTGGAAGGCTAGTCTTTGAAAAGGTGGTGAAGCCGGATGAGGACACTACAACCGTATCCCGGTGCGAAGGAATCCCGTCATGGTAGTCTAGACCAGGTCCCTCGTGTTAGGCATCCGAGTTCGGGAGTTAGCAACAAAATTTTGACATCCTCCGTCGAAGCTCCTGGTCGAATGATGCTCGAGCGAGATGATGCTCACGTAGATGGAACTACGAGTTTCTTCTTCTATGTGGTATATAAACaaagcaataataataataaatgtgtACTAGCGGGAACTGCGTGCTATTGAGGTGTTAATACCGAGGTGGTCGATACGCGATGACTTTTCCTGCTTTTGCTTTTATTTCGAATCATTTGCCCCTGTATACAGGATAGGGTCAGTCTTGTTACAAATCCTGTGAGCCTTTTGGGGGCACACTGGGTTCACGGCGGGACGAATAAtcgcaaaaaagtaaacagAAGGTGATAGAATGGCTCAGTCTAAGCGCACTGCCCTGGTATCGCCTTCGGTAAATCCTTGGCACTATTCTAGAGCGGACGGTTTTAGCGCACACTGAGCGTAACATCCCATCTaccaagatgatgatgatgactaccTGCGTGTTAACGTGGTCGTTCTCTCCTACAGCTCATCTATGTTGACCACGTGGCCATTATTTTGCCTCGGCTGAACCGTaggacttcttcttcttctccccaggaagatggccgcgatccgcaagggagattggccagggctaattcAGTATGATATGAGTGTGACAGTGACACTAAGGGCTAGAACCGGTTGGAGCCGGCAACGAATGAGACGAGATTATCTGCGATGACGGGATTCCATTTTCCGGTATGGGACGCACCGAACGAGAGTAATGCGCATAATGAGAGAGGCACGCTAAACCTTAGCAGTGGAAGGGTGAGGGACTGTAGGCGAAGGCGGCGGTAGGTACTACAGTCGAGAACAAAATGTTGGAGGGTTTCGTCGTGACCGCATTCAGGACACCCTGGGGAAGGTTGCACCCCACTGCGATGGAGGTAAAAGTTAAGCGGGAGGGCAAGACACCGAAGACGCGTCAGACAGACTTCTGCACGTCGAGAGCGGCAGTAGCGCGGGTTCCAAGCAAAAGAGAGGTGTTCATAGCCGAGGCGGGGAGGAGGCCGAGCAAGGGATTGATAGCGTTTGTAACGGGCACGGACAACGGCAGCAACCGGCGGGAGGATAGGAAGCACGGGGCCGGACAGGGCCATCTTCGCCAGGGTGTCAGCGGCCTCGTTGAGCGGGAGCCCACAATGGTTACAATGAGGTGTGATATGTGAGAGGGGGCGAGTGAGGCCAGGACTGGGAACAACGAGCTATCGCGACAGTCCAAGGCCGATACCACAGATAAGGAGTCAGATATGAGAAGTGCCTTACAGAAAAGCGGGGGCACTTTGAGTAGTGCGAGGACCATTGCCAGG
This genomic stretch from Ornithodoros turicata isolate Travis chromosome 9, ASM3712646v1, whole genome shotgun sequence harbors:
- the LOC135368542 gene encoding metal-response element-binding transcription factor 2-like isoform X1 produces the protein MLLYAMSRGEIQGGHELRPRIRHKKPKRMLRSWYSFLNQEQQNNKLRISSAVDETVKQPSYKNVTSSQASKEKEVGACGAAPPLAVDCNGFAPLKYTNHISHVEKAVNCKNHTLDYVSDPLQGGRCIPANSVEVEDEDEETEEEEEDSDLMCSVCSKGESEPPNEIVICDTCNKGFHQLCHLPKISDQVLLPNIPWHCRHCVPVGSVRVSVFGPIFFSVCHKVLDLRCGHIEFQKSAKNYRNGMRVQTFKLGLPYDIKSLEWDSHHRTNLRNRYCYCGGPGEWNKKMLQCLVCQQWFHEACIQSLETPLLYGDRFYNFTCSVCNNGPEIVKRLPLAWVDVTHLILYNMNVENPKKNYDLDEDILPFLNSIWLALQLPPDMSRSSPRERRCNIFRCLDTDESRFKATKDMKKRRLLWCLRTKTVPPLPPEVSQPENKDNAGKTEDEVFTKNAPARRSVPQKTHSPSPDREDSRKRRNNSHAKNNSTSRKLPNGLVRHQNSKAPVKATAKAHLNGTCRVPPNGAVGGGSAAAFLETFIPPPPDFGGSNHPFYDLDKGRPKKCRSRRPAKRKLLSQKDIRTASKRRRRRRSASVSTTYTAATEDSSHSDTSDMEVEDVAYNISPRWRRRSRGNREVNSVTGNMKLLARRMTADGKIQFLIEREA
- the LOC135368542 gene encoding metal-response element-binding transcription factor 2-like isoform X3 translates to MLLYAMSRGEIQGGHELRPRIRHKKPKRMLRSWYSFLNQEQQNNKLRISSAVDETVKQPSYKNVTSSQASKEKEVGACGAAPPLAVDCNGFAPLKYTNHISHVEKAVNCKNHTLDYVSDPLQGGRCIPANSVEVEDEDEETEEEEEDSDLMCSVCSKGESEPPNEIVICDTCNKGFHQLCHLPKISDQVLLPNIPWHCRHCVPVGSVRKSAKNYRNGMRVQTFKLGLPYDIKSLEWDSHHRTNLRNRYCYCGGPGEWNKKMLQCLVCQQWFHEACIQSLETPLLYGDRFYNFTCSVCNNGPEIVKRLPLAWVDVTHLILYNMNVENPKKNYDLDEDILPFLNSIWLALQLPPDMSRSSPRERRCNIFRCLDTDESRFKATKDMKKRRLLWCLRTKTVPPLPPEVSQPENKDNAGKTEDEVFTKNAPARRSVPQKTHSPSPDREDSRKRRNNSHAKNNSTSRKLPNGLVRHQNSKAPVKATAKAHLNGTCRVPPNGAVGGGSAAAFLETFIPPPPDFGGSNHPFYDLDKGRPKKCRSRRPAKRKLLSQKDIRTASKRRRRRRSASVSTTYTAATEDSSHSDTSDMEVEDVAYNISPRWRRRSRGNREVNSVTGNMKLLARRMTADGKIQFLIEREA
- the LOC135368542 gene encoding metal-response element-binding transcription factor 2-like isoform X2, which codes for MLLYAMSRGEIQGGHELRPRIRHKKPKRMLRSWYSFLNQEQQNNKLRISSAVDETVKQPSYKNVTSSQASKEKEVGACGAAPPLAVDCNGFAPLKYTNHISHVEKAVNCKNHTLDYDPLQGGRCIPANSVEVEDEDEETEEEEEDSDLMCSVCSKGESEPPNEIVICDTCNKGFHQLCHLPKISDQVLLPNIPWHCRHCVPVGSVRVSVFGPIFFSVCHKVLDLRCGHIEFQKSAKNYRNGMRVQTFKLGLPYDIKSLEWDSHHRTNLRNRYCYCGGPGEWNKKMLQCLVCQQWFHEACIQSLETPLLYGDRFYNFTCSVCNNGPEIVKRLPLAWVDVTHLILYNMNVENPKKNYDLDEDILPFLNSIWLALQLPPDMSRSSPRERRCNIFRCLDTDESRFKATKDMKKRRLLWCLRTKTVPPLPPEVSQPENKDNAGKTEDEVFTKNAPARRSVPQKTHSPSPDREDSRKRRNNSHAKNNSTSRKLPNGLVRHQNSKAPVKATAKAHLNGTCRVPPNGAVGGGSAAAFLETFIPPPPDFGGSNHPFYDLDKGRPKKCRSRRPAKRKLLSQKDIRTASKRRRRRRSASVSTTYTAATEDSSHSDTSDMEVEDVAYNISPRWRRRSRGNREVNSVTGNMKLLARRMTADGKIQFLIEREA